In a genomic window of Quercus lobata isolate SW786 chromosome 4, ValleyOak3.0 Primary Assembly, whole genome shotgun sequence:
- the LOC115983194 gene encoding putative uncharacterized protein DDB_G0270496: protein MGLPSKRSKKAQDIDSDFEDFDDFDEDMDSRNLTLGHEEADYEDEEGEANNGDEEMEQLEEEYKNLKHQEIDIFNDLKRHKDEDLLKGQAVKNQKALWDKALELRLLVQKAFSSANRLPQEPVRSSFCNSDEGVNTAYSDLITSSKNTLDSLLELQEALLEKNPSVAESSDGNSERSSKHSEASKNSNVESDEYWSRVSQLHLRIASFRDKSIDKWQRKTEVATGAAAIKGKLHAFNQNISEQVADYMRDPSRMLKQMQLRRSTVSVFGTDPDKENSTKGEEVQADGDPELLDDSEFYTQLLKEFLETNDPKSSDFYALKRLQTKKRKIVDRRASKSRKIRYNVHEKIVNFMAPQTMDLPPMAPKLFENLFGLKTQKPASVF, encoded by the exons ATGGGTCTACCTTCGAAGCGGTCGAAAAAAGCGCAAGACATCGACAGTGATTTCGaagattttgatgattttgatgaaGACATGGACAGCAGGAATCTAACt TTGGGGCATGAAGAAGCTGAttatgaagatgaagaaggagaAGCTAACAATGGAGATGAGGAGATGGAACAGCTAGAAGAAGAGTATAAGAATCTTAAGCACCAGGAAAT AGatatttttaatgatttgaAGCGTCACAAGGATGAAGATCTTCTTAAGGGTCAGGCGGTGAAGAATCAAAAG GCTCTCTGGGACAAAGCTTTGGAGCTCAGATTGTTAGTTCAGAAAGCATTCTCAAGTGCAAATAGATTACCCCAG GAGCCCGTTAGGTCTTCATTCTGTAATTCAGATGAGGGTGTCAATACAGCATATTCAGACCTCATTACCTCATCTAAGAATACTTTAGATTCCCTATTGGAACTACAAGAG GCTTTGCTTGAGAAGAATCCTTCTGTTGCTGAATCCTCAGATG GTAATTCTGAAAGATCATCCAAGCATTCAGAAGCTTCTAAAAACTCGAATGTTGAAAGTGACGAATATTGGTCAAGGGTTTCTCAATTGCATTTGAG AATAGCTTCCTTCAGAGACAAATCAATAGACAAATGGCAGAGGAAGACAGAGGTGGCAACTGGTGCTGCTGCTATTAAAGGAAAATTGCATGCTTTTAATCAG AATATTAGTGAGCAAGTTGCTGATTATATGAGAGATCCAAGTAGAATGCTCAAGCAGATGCAACTGAGGAGATCAACAGTCAGCGTATTTGGGACT GATCCTGACAAGGAGAATAGCACTAAGGGAGAG GAAGTACAAGCTGATGGTGATCCAGAACTTTTGGATGACTCCGAATTTTACACGCAATTATTGAAGGAATTCTTAGAGACAAATGACCCAAAATCATCtg ATTTTTATGCTTTGAAAAGGTTGCAAACTAAGAAGAGAAAGATCGTCGATCGGCGTGCCTCAAAGAGTCGCAAGATAAG GTATAATGTTCATGAAAAGATTGTCAATTTCATGGCTCCTCAGACTATGGATCTTCCTCCTATGGCTCCTAAATTATTTGAGAATTTGTTTGGGTTGAAGACCCAAAAACCAGCTTCTGTTTTCTAG
- the LOC115987207 gene encoding flowering locus K homology domain-like: MAQPGQFPINPMNPMMYHPTVPVSVPVPVPVPASLPLPMPMPMPMPRPVPTAAFPEFEYGQPSSAAGKRRREDELVSAEDESAAKRRVKLAQDVLFRIVVPSRQIGKVIGKEGCRIQKIREDTKATIKIADAIARHEERVIIISSKDSDNKLTDAENALQQIATLILKEDESSTEAKVAAGHVAANTIRLLIAGTQAGCLIGISGQNIEKLRDSCGAIITILAQNQLPLCASAHESDRVVQISGDVPAVLKALEEIGSQLRENPPRQVISISPVYNITSIRPPQPYLDPTSADYVTFEMMISESLVGGLIGRSGTNISRIRNESGAMIKVYGGKGETKHRQIQFGGSAQQVALAKLRVDEYIYSQLIQQPGAQQPALPL, encoded by the exons ATGGCCCAGCCAGGCCAATTCCCCATAAACCCTATGAACCCGATGATGTACCACCCGACCGTACCGGTTTCGGTGCCCGTACCCGTACCCGTACCCGCATCTCTACCCTTACccatgcccatgcccatgcccatgcccCGCCCCGTACCTACTGCCGCGTTTCCCGAATTCGAATACGGACAGCCATCATCGGCGGCCGGGAAGCGCCGCCGGGAAGACGAGCTTGTTTCGGCGGAGGACGAGTCGGCGGCGAAGCGGAGAGTGAAGTTGGCTCAGGACGTACTGTTCAGAATCGTCGTCCCGTCGCGGCAGATCGGGAAGGTCATCGGCAAAGAAGGCTGCCGAATCCAGAAGATTCGCGAAGATACCAAAGCCACCATCAAAATCGCCGATGCCATCGCT CGACATGAAGAGCGTGTAATTATCATAAGTTCTAAAGACAGTGACAACAAGCTCACTGACGCAGAAAATGCACTCCAGCAAATTGCCACTTTAATACTAAAG GAAGATGAAAGCAGTACAGAGGCAAAAGTTGCAGCAGGACATGTGGCTGCCAATACCATAAGGCTTTTGATTGCTGGAACCCAAGCAGGTTGTTTGATTGGGATTTCAGGTCAAAATATTGAGAAATTGAGGGATTCCTGTGGTGCCATAATCACAATTCTTGCTCAAAATCAGTTGCCTTTGTGTGCATCTGCTCATGAATCTGATCGAGTGGTACAG ATATCAGGTGATGTTCCTGCTGTACTGAAGGCATTGGAGGAGATTGGTTCTCAACTAAG GGAAAACCCACCACGACAAGTGATTTCTATTAGCCCAGTGTACAATATTACATCAATCAGACCTCCTCAACCGTACCTGGACCCAACATCAG CTGATTATGTTACTTTCGAGATGATGATATCGGAATCGCTGGTTGGTGGGTTGATCGGCAGGAGCGGCACCAACATATCAAGGATCAGAAATGAGTCTGGAGCAATGATCAAG GTTTATGGTGGGAAAGGCGAAACTAAACATCGACAAATTCAATTCGGAGGTAGCGCTCAACAG GTAGCATTGGCAAAGCTGAGGGTTGACGAATACATATATTCTCAGTTGATACAACAACCCGGTGCTCAACAGCCAGC TTTGCCGCTTTGA